Below is a genomic region from Streptomyces sp. NBC_00461.
CTGATAGGAGGCGAGCGGCCGGCCGAAGGAGTAGCGGTCGAACATCCACTGCCGGGTGAACTCCAGCACGCGCTCGACGACACCGACGAGTTCGGCGCACTGCAGCACGACGGCGAGCTGGAACTGGCGCTCGACGGCGGCCGCGGCACCGCCGGCCGCTCCCACGAGCGCGGTGGCCGGGACGCGTACGCCGGTGTAGTCGACGCGTGCGAAGCCGCGCACCATGTCGAGGCTCTCCAGCGGGAGGACGGACACGCCGTCCGCGTCGCGCTCGACGACGAACTGGCTCAGGCCCTCGGGGGTACGGGCGAGTACGAGGAACGCGTCCGCGTCGCCGCCGTGCTCGACGCCGTCGTGCGTGCCGTCGAGGACGTACCCGTCCCCGTCGGGCCGTGCCTCGATCGCGCCCGCTTCGGGGTCCCAGCCCCCTCCCGGCGCACAGCAGGCCCAGGCGGCGACCGTCGAGCCGTCGAGCAGCCTGCCGAGGAGTCCGGCGTGCCGGTCCGCTCCGGCCGCTTCGGCGAGGGCGGCGGCGACGACGTTGACCGCGGCGAGCGGTCCGGGCGCGCACCCGCGTCCGAACTGCTCGGCGATGAGCGTCGCGTCGACGACCCCCTCGCCGGATACGCTGCCGCCGCCCGT
It encodes:
- a CDS encoding acyl-CoA dehydrogenase family protein; amino-acid sequence: MRFELTADQRLLQTATADYLEKSAPLGVIRALHDEGRTFDRVTWQRGAELGWTSLVVPEETGGGSVSGEGVVDATLIAEQFGRGCAPGPLAAVNVVAAALAEAAGADRHAGLLGRLLDGSTVAAWACCAPGGGWDPEAGAIEARPDGDGYVLDGTHDGVEHGGDADAFLVLARTPEGLSQFVVERDADGVSVLPLESLDMVRGFARVDYTGVRVPATALVGAAGGAAAAVERQFQLAVVLQCAELVGVVERVLEFTRQWMFDRYSFGRPLASYQELKHRMADMTLWSESGQATMAAAARAVQERRADAGELVSVAKSYLGQRATDIIQDCVQLHGGLGVTWEHDIHIYLRRATVNRLMWGTPSAHRRRIADLLNV